The Periplaneta americana isolate PAMFEO1 chromosome 16, P.americana_PAMFEO1_priV1, whole genome shotgun sequence genome segment AATGTATTAAATATAACTAGCGGTGACATATGTCTATAAATTATGTTTGAAGATAATTTAATTGGCTTTCACAGCACATACCTTTCATGCTgctgtaatataaataaatactctcTCTTATTTAACAGTTGTTGCATTAAAAATGTTTCTACTCACGAAAGAGAATCATTGCCCTCTAGTTGGTACAAAAAACGTTAAATTATTGCTGTACCCCAGGCTATGTTGTCGTTCAAATCGACTTGTAAATAATGTGAGTATTGTTATGTAATGACACACATGTCACTGCTCAGAGAGCAAAGTGAATGTCCACAAAAACTTATAGTATGATTAGAACCCAAATAAAGCCCAGTTTATTGATTTTCTTGGACGTAAAATTGAAAACAACTCCTTCTTCTGTATCACGGACCTTGGACATGTTTCCATTTATAGTAAATTCCACCAAGAATCAAGTGCCTaacgattatttttaatttcagttatacAAAAAATGCCTGAAACATATGAAGGTACAGAAAATAGATTAGTGTTTTCACTATCCCTGGCACAGAAAAGTGATTTTGGTCACGCCATCCGAAACTATTGGACAGATTTTCCTCACACTCAGTATTTATGTGTTAATTCATGCTGGAATAATACacatgaattataattatttgtactggaACAGTCTTCCGAGGACTGGGTGGTTTCTTTTAAGAAAGGCTACAATGCACATAACCTCTTAAGTGGGGAGGTACACCAATGGCctgaaaaatttagtgaaattcatttttttatctcagctactataagcATGCTTAATATacgtacattacactttataaacactattcagaatattaaaatagctaataattacctgtaaaagtaatatcaaatttgcatactttgttttacaaccgtaaagcatttacatagaCTATTAAAATctgcaattaattaaatatctgaatGATTCTATTAATATATGCtgaagacctacatcaacaacatagtttaGAATCGTTcatctattccttcaggaaatatatttttcttaattaaaagtttcagaaaatttaatattaaatgtaacgattaagaaaaaaatatttcttgaaagaaTAGATAAAATATCCTAGACTAGGTTGTTGaagtaggtctttaaaacatttcagtaaaagaatcatgcagttatttaattaattgcatattttattatgtaaatacttcacggTTGCAAAAAAATACGTACATTTGATATTACtttttacagataattattagctattttaatattcagaataatgttttataaagtgtaatgtatgtttattaagcatgaaaagtgtTGTTCTtatagcttttatagtagctcaaatataaaaaaaattaatttcgctAAATTTCTGCAGGCCAATGATGTAAGCTACCTCTCCTTAAAATGTGGATACCAATTATAATGGATCTGCTGACATAATAACTATAGGTTTCGCATTAATTCCATTTTATCAATCTTGTACTTCCAGGAAATGCTGCGATGCATCTGAGTACAGTTCCAGAAAAGGAAACGGTacgcctgaattttctaagttcaaTGCTATCGTAACCCGAAAGGCATTTGAAAATGTGCGATTAAAATTAATCCATTATTAATAGTAGATGTATATTTATAAATCGTACAGTAAAACAAGAATTGTGTTAAGCAAAATTAacctacataattttattaattaaaaagctCTTGAATAAAACaggatatttatttcttaatggttctgagtttaggtGGCCGTGATCTTATATCCTCTCccacttgaaatatttatttgatgtaaattagctctatcgtagaaaaaacataATATGACACaaactcgtgccaaaaagagaatctTTGTATCTCAAACAACTATAAACGATGTGCAATATAAGGAGGTAATGGTAAACTAGGAACACATGAAGATTGAAATAGCATACTCTTTTATACAAAAGCGTTTATTTTCAGCAACAGAAAATCTttcacatacacaaaatacacatatatacttattttacaccaaatatgaATGAATGCTTTCTTTCAAACAACATTTAAAGCGAGAGATATGTGCtcagaaaacaaattattataaaggTACCGGTACATCATGAAGTGTTTATGTacatgaaaataagaaataaattatgaattcatTGGTCTATATGTGAAAAGGAATGCGGTGAAATTCAGTGAAGAAATCTGATATCTTGGTGTCCTGATGTGTTCAGTGATATGACGGAATAACTCCTGTGATGTGATGCATGAAGTATGGACGACAGTTTGTTGTGTTAGTGGTGAGTGTGTGTGCTACTATAGCTGGATGCTGCATATTCAGGCTCTTGGTGTGAGACCTGAGGCTCAGCATAATGTTGGTACTCGGGTGTTGCCACCTCGTGATGAGCAACCTCCACGTGTTTCTCCTGGTGGACAGGGTGAACGGCATGTCCGGACCTGACAACTTGAGCGTGGAATCCGGTGTGCTTGTCAGCGGTGTAGTGGACAGTGCGGGTGGTGCCGTCAGGTTCCAGCAGTGTGTAGTACCCTTCGACTTTGTCGCCATCTCGCTTTTCGTGCTGTTCCTTGATGTCGTGGGTGTGTTCGTCCTTAACAGCGTACTTGAATTCGTAATGGGCAGGCGCGTAATcctagaaaataaatataaaagacatCTTTTAACATTTTTACTTATTTGTTGGCTTTAGAacctctaatttttatataatattaaaaacctATTCAATACCCTTCTAAACTCAAAcaaatacaaatggcttttaaggaacccgaaggttcattgccgccctcacataagcccgccatcggtccctatcctgagcaagattaatccagtctctatcatcactccccacctccctcaaatccattttaatattatcctcccacctacgtctcggcctccccaaaggcctttttccctccggtctcccaactaacattctatatgcatttctggattcgcccatacgtgctacatgccctgcccatctcaaacgtctggatttaatgttcctaattatgttaggtgaagaatacaatgcgtgtagttctgtgttgtgtaactttctccattctcctgtaacttcatcccgcttagccccaaatattttcctaagaaccttattctcaaacaactttaacctatattcctctctcagagtgagagtccaagtttcacaaccatacagaagaaccggtaatataactgttttataaattctaactttcagatttttggacagcagactggatgataagagcttctcaaccgaataataacacgcatttcccatattcattctgcgtttaatttcctcccgagtgtcatttatatttgttactattgctccaagatatttgaatttttccacctcttcgaaggataaatctccaatttttatatttctatttcgtacaatattctgatcacgagacataatcatatactttgtcttttcgggatttacttccaaaccgatcgctttacttgcttctaaactcatattttatgaatttaaatcTACAAGATTGaacagctatatatatatatatatatatatatatatatatatatatatatatataattgaaatatCAAAGAATCCAGAGATTTTTTATACCTACCATTTgcttatgttttcaatattaggCGGAACGTTCATTTACCGCTGATTAGAATAattagtaattagaataatagtaggtgccaaatctaagaTCGTGtaagactatttaaaaaaaaactacaaataatgcccatggcttgtcagtatatttttcattaataatcttcctcgtatataatcatgaaaattttgtaactaattcaacagttcatagtattaATACGcggtcaaaaaatgactttcatactccatcggcaagtctatcgtgctatcaaaaaggagtgcgttatatggcagtaaaaattgttaataccctccctatagatataaaaatgaaactcaaaacataaaattatttagggccaaattaaagaagtgccttaTTTCTCGCGTCTTCTATTCTATAgggaattcatgacattcaacaactcttcatgaaattgatactaaaactctgtgttgtattagtagactatattgtaaacctgatCTGTAagtatttcaactagactatgactataaattaagacattatagtagtattaagttttttgacttgttccatattctagctgtgaataccatggaatgttaataaatacaatacaatataattaacgttacaacttctttactgtattaactttttatgaaattacctggctgaccaatttcgaagtgttatccttcattgtccaaagcctagtgaaggttCCGCGCTATCTTATGGTTTCcatggtggggtgtgttcatgattgtgtcgaaaaggtgTGTGTTTTggaattgagttgagtgttcagaatgtactggggtgtgtttttgtatgtttgtaaatttcatatttttctacagtatcaagtttctggttttttgactgtgtagtattttcatgtcgttgTCTATGTTTCTGTaattgtgattggagtttgtgtgatgtgttctgcataggttgaattgttgtataGTTTTGTTATGggtgtgatatgttccttgtaacgtgtttgaaatgatcttccagtctatCTAATAtagaagtcgttgcaactgttgcatgatagtttgtataggCTACTCTTGTTaacttgtatttgtttgtgtgttaagatGCTAACGTTACAAACATAACACAGAGAAAAATAAACTGCAATTGAAATTATTTCTGTAATGATCTTCATTTAAGTGACACATAACATGTCTCTGAAAGTGTCCAACTTTCAAGAAACTCTCTGAGGTCTTATTGCGTAATGGCACAGTTCTTCCTAAACTTTGTAACTTAATCTTATGGTATTTGTGTCGTTTAATGGATCTTTTCGTTACACTTAAGTAATTTagacattttaatgaaaatgatgacATACCCTCGAGGTGCAAGCAGTTACCATTCACATTTCTTAATCCAATAAATGACTAACAATTCTTTATTTCCTCAAATCTATGAAGTTAAGAGAGAAAATAAGATAGTTTCGTAATAAACAAATTAACACAGTTACAACTCCTGCAAAATGTTAtagtataaaatttaatagagttcaaaaaaaatattcatatttattgttttgTCTTCAATTTTTTCTCGGTGTCGATTATAGAACGTTTACATAGACTTATACATATTATGTTTATGCCCATAAATACAATTTTGGTATTtcataatgaaacaaataaaggAGTCTCCAATAAAATGTTATTCCATATTTTAAGTTATGATATTTATAACTATGAAAAGAAGAAAGCAAATAATCGTATTTCGTGTTCAGATTCGCTGCAGCCGAAAAACCAAATGGTTGAAATATCACGAGCTCTTCCTGCTAGTAGTTCCACTCTTGTTAGCTCTAAATCGTTCTATTACGTAGTCTTTACGATCAAAAGAGTTAGAAAATTGATATTTGTGTTTGAATGATATTCTAAATACAGTGAGACCATTTTGTTATTATAGATACATGTCTTgtgtttcgtaacaattcagttcctttgtcACACTGCAAATGATAGCACTGGTTGTAGTTTACTTTATTGAACCGTGATTGAAAAGAGACACAAATAATCCCAAAAGCAAGATATGTGGCTTATTTTATGAATTTGTaactaatttttcacaaatttgtataaaaaaatatCTGAAAACAGTAAAATACAGTTATTTATGCCCTGCAGCGttgctacattttacatttaatttaattgaaaaactcaaaattctcaatatacagggtgattcacgaggatttaccgtccttcacggagcttatttccgaagacaatctgagcaaaaaatgtcatataaacatgggtcctattcccaatatttacagagttacatttcgttattggaacgcattgctgtgaacgcgtgatcttggtcagcgtgcagtcagcagccagcgcgagcgctacggaaatcaaagatagccgtatgcagttacgtagagcgacgagtgccgttcacaagcgtgcggccaaatgtactcaagcggacggcgacattttttaaaatgtgttgtaaactctccaggactgtaaattaggatgcaaaattaaactacaaataattaagtcgtggaagtggtgtgatttctaataatttttgtgataaatgcgtaagaataatgtaattttctagttaaaaatagaaaaagatgtctgtacgaagc includes the following:
- the LOC138691386 gene encoding cuticle protein 7-like, producing the protein MKEEFRCIPCKMKHLYKVHFPVKFYTLAATSSRAAFLLYNLVLTMSYTILFLVAVATVVLAVPVEYEHYEEAPAAAQQHHEVEAEEHYDYAPAHYEFKYAVKDEHTHDIKEQHEKRDGDKVEGYYTLLEPDGTTRTVHYTADKHTGFHAQVVRSGHAVHPVHQEKHVEVAHHEVATPEYQHYAEPQVSHQEPEYAASSYSSTHTHH